The Phoenix dactylifera cultivar Barhee BC4 chromosome 9, palm_55x_up_171113_PBpolish2nd_filt_p, whole genome shotgun sequence genome window below encodes:
- the LOC103719563 gene encoding transcription factor MYB62-like, producing MSEKRGSNKNEEMELRRGPWTLEEDTLLIHYIACHGEGRWNLLAKCSGLKRTGKSCRLRWLNYLKPDIKRGNLSPEEQFLILELHSKWGNRWSRIAQHLPGRTDNEIKNYWRTRVQKQARQLKIDANSAMFRDAIRCSWMPRLLEKMGSSQSMPSLIDSNATATAAGMIDQTPHDGRPPQQFSNPAMQYPFENCSSYEPSGSENHSPSTSSGSMTLPQLPYLSSSPANSCNGFTFNPFMSGHCIDHSGYGLDTVDLAPAPSSQLGSSVSDYSMATNNCVDSIGDGLWNMDELWYVCKKAT from the exons ATGTCTGAAAAGAGGGGTTCCAACAAAAATGAGGAGATGGAGCTGAGGAGGGGGCCTTGGACTCTCGAGGAGGACACCCTCCTCATCCACTACATTGCTTGTCATGGCGAAGGCAGGTGGAATCTCCTCGCTAAGTGCTCAG GCTTGAagagaacaggtaagagttgcAGGCTTAGGTGGCTGAATTACTTAAAACCAGATATAAAGCGCGGCAACCTCTCCCCAGAGGAGCAGTTCTTGATCCTTGAACTCCATTCCAAGTGGGGAAACCG GTGGTCTAGGATTGCACAACATCTACCAGGGAGGACCGACAACGAGATAAAGAACTACTGGAGGACCCGGGTGCAGAAGCAAGCAAGGCAGCTCAAGATCGATGCCAACAGCGCCATGTTCCGGGACGCAATCCGGTGCTCCTGGATGCCGAGGTTGCTCGAGAAGATGGGCTCATCTCAATCCATGCCATCACTCATAGACTCCAACgccaccgccaccgccgccggTATGATCGACCAAACCCCACATGACGGCCGGCCTCCCCAGCAGTTCTCGAATCCAGCCATGCAATACCCATTCGAGAATTGCAGCTCCTACGAGCCATCGGGCTCGGAGAATCACAGCCCGAGCACCTCCTCGGGCTCGATGACTCTCCCCCAGCTCCCGTACTTGTCATCCAGCCCTGCCAACAGCTGCAACGGTTTCACCTTCAATCCATTCATGAGCGGCCACTGCATTGATCACAGTGGCTACGGTTTAGACACTGTAGATCTAGCCCCTGCGCCATCGTCACAGCTTGGCTCTTCAGTCTCAGATTACTCTATGGCTACCAATAATTGCGTCGACAGCATTGGTGATGGCTTGTGGAATATGGATGAGTTATGGTATGTATGTAAGAAAGCAACATGA